The following coding sequences lie in one Oncorhynchus kisutch isolate 150728-3 linkage group LG17, Okis_V2, whole genome shotgun sequence genomic window:
- the LOC109907298 gene encoding hyccin isoform X4 encodes MLAMDQGVVEEWLSEFKTLPDSAVSSYAASLKEKGSLVPALYKVIRENYSDLLEPVCHQLFEFYRSGEPRLQRFVLQFLPELLWSLLLAPSAARDPHTSGCIEALLLGIYNLEIVDKDGQSKVLSFTVPSLSKPSVYHEPSTIGSLALTEGALANHGLRRVVYSGPHLQRETFTAQNRFEVLTFLLLCYNAALSYMTSSSLQSLCQLSSRVCICGYPRQQLRRYKGISSRLTVTSEFLVQLITGIHYALCNGEMDLGSKALDDVLYRAQLELYPEALLVGNAIKSSQQCAALKSGASKEGARSIQVEITPTSSRISRNAVTSLSIRGHRWKRHESQEVSVDGDPVTPGGQGSSIPEISVTMPNGDSLRPRDPRPLTQSEPEPLGSASEVSPTHDPSPRGQEVRRQKSVRRLVDESSGPPSAGRAQY; translated from the exons ATGTTGGCTATGGACCAAGGAGTGGTGGAGGAGTGGCTGTCAGAGTTtaag ACCCTTCCTGACAGTGCAGTGTCCAGCTACGCAGCGTCTCTGAAGGAGAAAGGCTCCCTGGTCCCAGCGCTCTATAAAGTCATCAGGGAGAACTACAGTGAT TTGTTGGAGCCAGTGTGTCACCAGTTGTTTGAGTTCTATCGTAGCGGAGAGCCACGGCTGCAGCGGTTTGTTCTCCAGTTCCTCCCTGAGCTGCTCTGGTCCCTCCTCCTGGCTCCGTCTGCAGCCAGGGACCCACATACCTCCGGCTGTATAGAGGCCCTGCTACTGGGGATATATAATCTG gaGATTGTAGATAAGGATGGACAGAGTAAAGTCCTTTCTTTcactgtcccctccctctccaaaCCCTCAGTCTACCACGAG ccctccaccattGGCTCCCTGGCGTTGACGGAAGGGGCTCTAGCTAATCATGGGCTGCGTAGAGTGGTGTACAGCGggcctcacctacagagagaaacCTTTACGGCTCAGAACAG gttcgAGGTGCTGACCTTCCTGCTGCTGTGTTACAATGCAGCTCTCAGCTACATGACCTCCTCATCTCTGCAGTCCCTCTGCCAGCTCagctccag GGTGTGTATCTGTGGTTACCCGCGGCAACAGCTAAGGAGGTATAAAGGCATCAGCTCTCGTCTGACCGTCACCTCTGAGTTCCTGGTCCAACTCATCACTGGGATACATTACGCACt GTGTAATGGGGAGATGGACCTGGGTTCCAAGGCGCTGGATGATGTTCTGTACCGAGCTCAGCTAGAACTGTACCCTGAAGCTCTACTG gTGGGTAATGCCATCAAGTCGTCCCAACAGTGTGCTGCGCTGAAGTCTGGCGCTAGTAAAGAAGGAGCTCGCAGCATTCAGGTGGAGATCACTCCTACTTCCTCTAG GATTTCACGGAATGCGGTCACGTCACTCTCTATCAGAGGACACCGCTGGAAACGCCATG AGTCCCAGGAGGTCAGTGTAGATGGTGACCCGGTGACCCCTGGAGGTCAAGGGTCATCCATCCCAGAGATCAGTGTGACGATGCCCAACGGAGACTCTCTACGACCCCGCGACCCCCGACCTTTAACCCAGTCCGAGCCTGAGCCGCTGGGGTCAGCCTCAGAGGTCAGCCCCACCCACGACCCCAGTCCTAGGGGTCAGGAGGTCAGGAGGCAGAAGTCTGTGAGGCGATTGGTGGACGAGAGTTCTGGGCCCCCCTCTGCAGGAAGGGCCCAGTACTAA
- the LOC109907298 gene encoding hyccin isoform X2: MLAMDQGVVEEWLSEFKTLPDSAVSSYAASLKEKGSLVPALYKVIRENYSDLLEPVCHQLFEFYRSGEPRLQRFVLQFLPELLWSLLLAPSAARDPHTSGCIEALLLGIYNLEIVDKDGQSKVLSFTVPSLSKPSVYHEPSTIGSLALTEGALANHGLRRVVYSGPHLQRETFTAQNRFEVLTFLLLCYNAALSYMTSSSLQSLCQLSSRVCICGYPRQQLRRYKGISSRLTVTSEFLVQLITGIHYALCNGEMDLGSKALDDVLYRAQLELYPEALLVGNAIKSSQQCAALKSGASKEGARSIQVEITPTSSRISRNAVTSLSIRGHRWKRHDAVDLGSPDELMDISEVDEGVWPTGGAGLDSLTPPTITISNSVTPGVGGAKTGSRKWHLGGRLHKEKEACPPGGQTLGENLDLSIKRLTLTSSQSVPKGPSHSALSSLSRTASAVFSRSFEGNNTGGNRGNPEAGRYSCSGSLQEEELGYLSPTPNHNQRSPSISVHFRSDL, translated from the exons ATGTTGGCTATGGACCAAGGAGTGGTGGAGGAGTGGCTGTCAGAGTTtaag ACCCTTCCTGACAGTGCAGTGTCCAGCTACGCAGCGTCTCTGAAGGAGAAAGGCTCCCTGGTCCCAGCGCTCTATAAAGTCATCAGGGAGAACTACAGTGAT TTGTTGGAGCCAGTGTGTCACCAGTTGTTTGAGTTCTATCGTAGCGGAGAGCCACGGCTGCAGCGGTTTGTTCTCCAGTTCCTCCCTGAGCTGCTCTGGTCCCTCCTCCTGGCTCCGTCTGCAGCCAGGGACCCACATACCTCCGGCTGTATAGAGGCCCTGCTACTGGGGATATATAATCTG gaGATTGTAGATAAGGATGGACAGAGTAAAGTCCTTTCTTTcactgtcccctccctctccaaaCCCTCAGTCTACCACGAG ccctccaccattGGCTCCCTGGCGTTGACGGAAGGGGCTCTAGCTAATCATGGGCTGCGTAGAGTGGTGTACAGCGggcctcacctacagagagaaacCTTTACGGCTCAGAACAG gttcgAGGTGCTGACCTTCCTGCTGCTGTGTTACAATGCAGCTCTCAGCTACATGACCTCCTCATCTCTGCAGTCCCTCTGCCAGCTCagctccag GGTGTGTATCTGTGGTTACCCGCGGCAACAGCTAAGGAGGTATAAAGGCATCAGCTCTCGTCTGACCGTCACCTCTGAGTTCCTGGTCCAACTCATCACTGGGATACATTACGCACt GTGTAATGGGGAGATGGACCTGGGTTCCAAGGCGCTGGATGATGTTCTGTACCGAGCTCAGCTAGAACTGTACCCTGAAGCTCTACTG gTGGGTAATGCCATCAAGTCGTCCCAACAGTGTGCTGCGCTGAAGTCTGGCGCTAGTAAAGAAGGAGCTCGCAGCATTCAGGTGGAGATCACTCCTACTTCCTCTAG GATTTCACGGAATGCGGTCACGTCACTCTCTATCAGAGGACACCGCTGGAAACGCCATG ACGCAGTGGATTTGGGTTCCCCGGATGAGTTGATGGATATCTCTGAAGTGGACGAAGGGGTGTGGCCTACAGGAGGGGCTGGCCTGGACTCACTGACTCCACCTACCATCACTATCAGCAACAGCGTTACCCCTGGGGTGGGAGGGGCCAAGACAGGAAGCAGGAAGTGGCATCTAGGCGGACGGTTGCATAAGGAGAAGGAGGCTTGTCCTCCAGGGGGGCAGACCCTGGGCGAGAACCTGGATCTGTCAATCAAACGTCTGACGCTGACGTCCAGCCAATCGGTGCCCAAGGGGCCGAGCCATAGCGCACTGAGCAGCCTATCGCGTACAGCCAGCGCTGTGTTCTCACGCTCCTTTGAGGGAAACAACACCGGAGGAAACCGTGGCAACCCCGAGGCTGGCCGCTATTCGTGCAGTGGCAGCCTGCAGGAGGAGGAGTTAGGCTATCTAAGCCCCACCCCCAACCACAACCAGCGCTCGCCCAGCATCAGCGTGCACTTTAGGAGCGACCTGTGA
- the LOC109907298 gene encoding hyccin isoform X3 — translation MLAMDQGVVEEWLSEFKTLPDSAVSSYAASLKEKGSLVPALYKVIRENYSDLLEPVCHQLFEFYRSGEPRLQRFVLQFLPELLWSLLLAPSAARDPHTSGCIEALLLGIYNLEIVDKDGQSKVLSFTVPSLSKPSVYHEPSTIGSLALTEGALANHGLRRVVYSGPHLQRETFTAQNRFEVLTFLLLCYNAALSYMTSSSLQSLCQLSSRVCICGYPRQQLRRYKGISSRLTVTSEFLVQLITGIHYALCNGEMDLGSKALDDVLYRAQLELYPEALLVGDITHKHTQVGNAIKSSQQCAALKSGASKEGARSIQVEITPTSSRISRNAVTSLSIRGHRWKRHESQEVSVDGDPVTPGGQGSSIPEISVTMPNGDSLRPRDPRPLTQSEPEPLGSASEVSPTHDPSPRGQEVRRQKSVRRLVDESSGPPSAGRAQY, via the exons ATGTTGGCTATGGACCAAGGAGTGGTGGAGGAGTGGCTGTCAGAGTTtaag ACCCTTCCTGACAGTGCAGTGTCCAGCTACGCAGCGTCTCTGAAGGAGAAAGGCTCCCTGGTCCCAGCGCTCTATAAAGTCATCAGGGAGAACTACAGTGAT TTGTTGGAGCCAGTGTGTCACCAGTTGTTTGAGTTCTATCGTAGCGGAGAGCCACGGCTGCAGCGGTTTGTTCTCCAGTTCCTCCCTGAGCTGCTCTGGTCCCTCCTCCTGGCTCCGTCTGCAGCCAGGGACCCACATACCTCCGGCTGTATAGAGGCCCTGCTACTGGGGATATATAATCTG gaGATTGTAGATAAGGATGGACAGAGTAAAGTCCTTTCTTTcactgtcccctccctctccaaaCCCTCAGTCTACCACGAG ccctccaccattGGCTCCCTGGCGTTGACGGAAGGGGCTCTAGCTAATCATGGGCTGCGTAGAGTGGTGTACAGCGggcctcacctacagagagaaacCTTTACGGCTCAGAACAG gttcgAGGTGCTGACCTTCCTGCTGCTGTGTTACAATGCAGCTCTCAGCTACATGACCTCCTCATCTCTGCAGTCCCTCTGCCAGCTCagctccag GGTGTGTATCTGTGGTTACCCGCGGCAACAGCTAAGGAGGTATAAAGGCATCAGCTCTCGTCTGACCGTCACCTCTGAGTTCCTGGTCCAACTCATCACTGGGATACATTACGCACt GTGTAATGGGGAGATGGACCTGGGTTCCAAGGCGCTGGATGATGTTCTGTACCGAGCTCAGCTAGAACTGTACCCTGAAGCTCTACTGGTGGGTgacatcacacacaaacacacacag gTGGGTAATGCCATCAAGTCGTCCCAACAGTGTGCTGCGCTGAAGTCTGGCGCTAGTAAAGAAGGAGCTCGCAGCATTCAGGTGGAGATCACTCCTACTTCCTCTAG GATTTCACGGAATGCGGTCACGTCACTCTCTATCAGAGGACACCGCTGGAAACGCCATG AGTCCCAGGAGGTCAGTGTAGATGGTGACCCGGTGACCCCTGGAGGTCAAGGGTCATCCATCCCAGAGATCAGTGTGACGATGCCCAACGGAGACTCTCTACGACCCCGCGACCCCCGACCTTTAACCCAGTCCGAGCCTGAGCCGCTGGGGTCAGCCTCAGAGGTCAGCCCCACCCACGACCCCAGTCCTAGGGGTCAGGAGGTCAGGAGGCAGAAGTCTGTGAGGCGATTGGTGGACGAGAGTTCTGGGCCCCCCTCTGCAGGAAGGGCCCAGTACTAA
- the LOC109907298 gene encoding hyccin isoform X5 → MLAMDQGVVEEWLSEFKTLPDSAVSSYAASLKEKGSLVPALYKVIRENYSDLLEPVCHQLFEFYRSGEPRLQRFVLQFLPELLWSLLLAPSAARDPHTSGCIEALLLGIYNLEIVDKDGQSKVLSFTVPSLSKPSVYHEPSTIGSLALTEGALANHGLRRVVYSGPHLQRETFTAQNRFEVLTFLLLCYNAALSYMTSSSLQSLCQLSSRVCICGYPRQQLRRYKGISSRLTVTSEFLVQLITGIHYALCNGEMDLGSKALDDVLYRAQLELYPEALLVGDITHKHTQVGNAIKSSQQCAALKSGASKEGARSIQVEITPTSSRISRNAVTSLSIRGHRWKRHESQEVSVDGDPVTPGGQGSSIPEISVTMPNGDSLRPRDPRPLTQSEPEPLGSASETQWIWVPRMS, encoded by the exons ATGTTGGCTATGGACCAAGGAGTGGTGGAGGAGTGGCTGTCAGAGTTtaag ACCCTTCCTGACAGTGCAGTGTCCAGCTACGCAGCGTCTCTGAAGGAGAAAGGCTCCCTGGTCCCAGCGCTCTATAAAGTCATCAGGGAGAACTACAGTGAT TTGTTGGAGCCAGTGTGTCACCAGTTGTTTGAGTTCTATCGTAGCGGAGAGCCACGGCTGCAGCGGTTTGTTCTCCAGTTCCTCCCTGAGCTGCTCTGGTCCCTCCTCCTGGCTCCGTCTGCAGCCAGGGACCCACATACCTCCGGCTGTATAGAGGCCCTGCTACTGGGGATATATAATCTG gaGATTGTAGATAAGGATGGACAGAGTAAAGTCCTTTCTTTcactgtcccctccctctccaaaCCCTCAGTCTACCACGAG ccctccaccattGGCTCCCTGGCGTTGACGGAAGGGGCTCTAGCTAATCATGGGCTGCGTAGAGTGGTGTACAGCGggcctcacctacagagagaaacCTTTACGGCTCAGAACAG gttcgAGGTGCTGACCTTCCTGCTGCTGTGTTACAATGCAGCTCTCAGCTACATGACCTCCTCATCTCTGCAGTCCCTCTGCCAGCTCagctccag GGTGTGTATCTGTGGTTACCCGCGGCAACAGCTAAGGAGGTATAAAGGCATCAGCTCTCGTCTGACCGTCACCTCTGAGTTCCTGGTCCAACTCATCACTGGGATACATTACGCACt GTGTAATGGGGAGATGGACCTGGGTTCCAAGGCGCTGGATGATGTTCTGTACCGAGCTCAGCTAGAACTGTACCCTGAAGCTCTACTGGTGGGTgacatcacacacaaacacacacag gTGGGTAATGCCATCAAGTCGTCCCAACAGTGTGCTGCGCTGAAGTCTGGCGCTAGTAAAGAAGGAGCTCGCAGCATTCAGGTGGAGATCACTCCTACTTCCTCTAG GATTTCACGGAATGCGGTCACGTCACTCTCTATCAGAGGACACCGCTGGAAACGCCATG AGTCCCAGGAGGTCAGTGTAGATGGTGACCCGGTGACCCCTGGAGGTCAAGGGTCATCCATCCCAGAGATCAGTGTGACGATGCCCAACGGAGACTCTCTACGACCCCGCGACCCCCGACCTTTAACCCAGTCCGAGCCTGAGCCGCTGGGGTCAGCCTCAGAG ACGCAGTGGATTTGGGTTCCCCGGATGAGTTGA
- the LOC109907298 gene encoding hyccin isoform X1, protein MLAMDQGVVEEWLSEFKTLPDSAVSSYAASLKEKGSLVPALYKVIRENYSDLLEPVCHQLFEFYRSGEPRLQRFVLQFLPELLWSLLLAPSAARDPHTSGCIEALLLGIYNLEIVDKDGQSKVLSFTVPSLSKPSVYHEPSTIGSLALTEGALANHGLRRVVYSGPHLQRETFTAQNRFEVLTFLLLCYNAALSYMTSSSLQSLCQLSSRVCICGYPRQQLRRYKGISSRLTVTSEFLVQLITGIHYALCNGEMDLGSKALDDVLYRAQLELYPEALLVGDITHKHTQVGNAIKSSQQCAALKSGASKEGARSIQVEITPTSSRISRNAVTSLSIRGHRWKRHDAVDLGSPDELMDISEVDEGVWPTGGAGLDSLTPPTITISNSVTPGVGGAKTGSRKWHLGGRLHKEKEACPPGGQTLGENLDLSIKRLTLTSSQSVPKGPSHSALSSLSRTASAVFSRSFEGNNTGGNRGNPEAGRYSCSGSLQEEELGYLSPTPNHNQRSPSISVHFRSDL, encoded by the exons ATGTTGGCTATGGACCAAGGAGTGGTGGAGGAGTGGCTGTCAGAGTTtaag ACCCTTCCTGACAGTGCAGTGTCCAGCTACGCAGCGTCTCTGAAGGAGAAAGGCTCCCTGGTCCCAGCGCTCTATAAAGTCATCAGGGAGAACTACAGTGAT TTGTTGGAGCCAGTGTGTCACCAGTTGTTTGAGTTCTATCGTAGCGGAGAGCCACGGCTGCAGCGGTTTGTTCTCCAGTTCCTCCCTGAGCTGCTCTGGTCCCTCCTCCTGGCTCCGTCTGCAGCCAGGGACCCACATACCTCCGGCTGTATAGAGGCCCTGCTACTGGGGATATATAATCTG gaGATTGTAGATAAGGATGGACAGAGTAAAGTCCTTTCTTTcactgtcccctccctctccaaaCCCTCAGTCTACCACGAG ccctccaccattGGCTCCCTGGCGTTGACGGAAGGGGCTCTAGCTAATCATGGGCTGCGTAGAGTGGTGTACAGCGggcctcacctacagagagaaacCTTTACGGCTCAGAACAG gttcgAGGTGCTGACCTTCCTGCTGCTGTGTTACAATGCAGCTCTCAGCTACATGACCTCCTCATCTCTGCAGTCCCTCTGCCAGCTCagctccag GGTGTGTATCTGTGGTTACCCGCGGCAACAGCTAAGGAGGTATAAAGGCATCAGCTCTCGTCTGACCGTCACCTCTGAGTTCCTGGTCCAACTCATCACTGGGATACATTACGCACt GTGTAATGGGGAGATGGACCTGGGTTCCAAGGCGCTGGATGATGTTCTGTACCGAGCTCAGCTAGAACTGTACCCTGAAGCTCTACTGGTGGGTgacatcacacacaaacacacacag gTGGGTAATGCCATCAAGTCGTCCCAACAGTGTGCTGCGCTGAAGTCTGGCGCTAGTAAAGAAGGAGCTCGCAGCATTCAGGTGGAGATCACTCCTACTTCCTCTAG GATTTCACGGAATGCGGTCACGTCACTCTCTATCAGAGGACACCGCTGGAAACGCCATG ACGCAGTGGATTTGGGTTCCCCGGATGAGTTGATGGATATCTCTGAAGTGGACGAAGGGGTGTGGCCTACAGGAGGGGCTGGCCTGGACTCACTGACTCCACCTACCATCACTATCAGCAACAGCGTTACCCCTGGGGTGGGAGGGGCCAAGACAGGAAGCAGGAAGTGGCATCTAGGCGGACGGTTGCATAAGGAGAAGGAGGCTTGTCCTCCAGGGGGGCAGACCCTGGGCGAGAACCTGGATCTGTCAATCAAACGTCTGACGCTGACGTCCAGCCAATCGGTGCCCAAGGGGCCGAGCCATAGCGCACTGAGCAGCCTATCGCGTACAGCCAGCGCTGTGTTCTCACGCTCCTTTGAGGGAAACAACACCGGAGGAAACCGTGGCAACCCCGAGGCTGGCCGCTATTCGTGCAGTGGCAGCCTGCAGGAGGAGGAGTTAGGCTATCTAAGCCCCACCCCCAACCACAACCAGCGCTCGCCCAGCATCAGCGTGCACTTTAGGAGCGACCTGTGA
- the tomm7 gene encoding mitochondrial import receptor subunit TOM7 homolog, protein MAKLSKETKQRLQTVFQAGQFVIRWGFIPTVLYLGFARGGDPGMPEPNILSLLWG, encoded by the exons ATGGCGAAGCTCAGCAAAGAGACCAAGCAGCGGCTGCAGACGGTGTTTCAGGCCGGACAGTTCGTCATCCGCTGGGGTTTCATCCCCACGGTGCTCTACCTTG GTTTCGCACGAGGGGGGGATCCTGGTATGCCGGAGCCCAACATCCTAAG TCTGCTGTGGGGCTGA
- the il6 gene encoding LOW QUALITY PROTEIN: interleukin-6 (The sequence of the model RefSeq protein was modified relative to this genomic sequence to represent the inferred CDS: inserted 1 base in 1 codon): MTSTHYLSLLSVLVVMVVNGSPVPSAPGWTSGEELGVESFSGEPGAPPIWENVIKVIKLLVQEVINFRDQQFVEEFQKPVEEMSSFIQYQVPSIPTHLSKTPCSTSNYNKEACLQKISHGLQVYHVLLQHVKAEYPQSTLLPSVMHQTTVLIGLFKDKMKAAEVVEDLSASERERVLGEVSTGIEWERKTSVHAILRELRHFLVDTKTALXRMEKRGKGCQ, encoded by the exons ATGACTTCTACACACT ACCTCTCACTCCTCTCGGTGCTCGTGGTGATGGTAGTTAACGGGAGTCCAGTGCCCAGCGCGCCTGGTTGGACCTCTGGAGAGGAGCTCGGGGTCGAATCGTTCTCCGGTGAACCGGGCGCGCCGCCGATATGGGAGAACGTGATCAAGGTGATCAAGCTGCTCGTTCAGGAAGTGATCAACTTCCGAGACCAACAG TTTGTGGAGGAGTTTCAGAAGCCAGTGGAAGAGATGTCATCATTCATACAGTACCAGGTCCCTTCCAtccccacacacctctccaagacCCCCTGCTCCACCTCAAACTACAACAAG GAGGCATGTCTGCAGAAGATCAGTCATGGTCTGCAGGTGTACCATGTTCTTCTCCAGCACGTTAAGGCTGAATACCCACAATCCACCCTGCTCCCCTCTGTCATGCACCAGACTACTGTCTTGATAGGCCTGTTCAAAGACAAG ATGAAGGCTGCTGAGGTAGTAGAGGACCTGTCTGCCAGTGAGAGGGAGCGTGTTCTGGGTGAGGTGTCTACAgggatagagtgggagaggaaGACCAGCGTTCACGCCATCCTTAGGGAACTACGTCACTTCCTGGTCGACACCAAGACAGCCC CGCGCATGGAGAAGAGGGGCAAAGGCTGCCAGTAA